One segment of Curtobacterium sp. MR_MD2014 DNA contains the following:
- a CDS encoding phosphoribosyltransferase, with product MPISSEPGQAAQAPSTVTVTSGPEVLGWLEFGDAARLLAKDVLSSGFEPEVVVAVARGGLIIAGAVAYALGTKECGSINVEFYTDVEQRLDEPVILSPALDAPSLAGKRVLVVDDVSDSGRTLRLVVDIIRNAGADVRSACLYSKPGTVLEPDHVWRRVDGWITFPWSALAPVTAES from the coding sequence ATGCCGATCAGCAGCGAACCCGGGCAAGCCGCGCAGGCTCCCTCGACCGTGACCGTGACGAGCGGGCCCGAGGTGCTCGGTTGGCTGGAGTTCGGTGACGCGGCGCGGCTGCTCGCCAAGGACGTCCTGTCCTCCGGCTTCGAGCCCGAGGTCGTCGTGGCGGTCGCGCGCGGCGGGCTCATCATCGCCGGCGCCGTGGCGTACGCGCTCGGCACCAAGGAGTGCGGCTCGATCAACGTCGAGTTCTACACCGACGTCGAGCAGCGTCTCGACGAGCCGGTCATCCTCTCGCCCGCCCTCGACGCGCCGAGCCTGGCGGGCAAGCGCGTCCTGGTGGTCGACGACGTCTCCGACTCCGGCCGCACCCTGCGCCTGGTGGTCGACATCATCCGGAACGCCGGCGCCGACGTGCGGAGCGCCTGCCTGTACTCGAAGCCCGGCACCGTGCTCGAGCCCGACCACGTGTGGCGTCGTGTCGACGGGTGGATCACCTTCCCGTGGAGCGCCCTCGCCCCGGTGACGGCCGAGTCGTGA
- a CDS encoding SDR family oxidoreductase, producing MAARPDTGRPDTTERLAVVTGASSGIGAATVRLFRERGWQVLAVARRQDRLEALAAETGASFLVADVTDADAVAALAARVDEAGGADVLVNNAGGALGSASVEESDVDDWRAMFEVNVIGTKRVTAALLPQLRRRAATAGVADIVTVTSTAGHVAYENGGGYNAAKFAEHALVGALRLELNGEPLRVVEIAPGLVKTDEFALTRFRGDREKAEAVYTDVPGPLVAEDVAEAVVHAVELPAHVNLDLVTVRPVAQSAQHKLARGPLTPRS from the coding sequence ATGGCAGCACGTCCCGACACCGGTCGACCCGACACCACCGAGCGGCTCGCCGTCGTCACGGGGGCGAGCTCCGGCATCGGTGCTGCCACCGTCCGGCTGTTCCGCGAGCGCGGCTGGCAGGTGCTCGCCGTCGCCCGTCGTCAGGACCGGCTCGAGGCGCTCGCCGCGGAGACCGGGGCGTCGTTCCTGGTCGCGGACGTCACCGACGCCGACGCCGTCGCGGCGCTCGCCGCCCGGGTGGACGAGGCCGGCGGCGCGGACGTACTCGTGAACAACGCCGGCGGAGCACTCGGGTCGGCGAGCGTCGAGGAGTCCGACGTGGACGACTGGCGCGCCATGTTCGAGGTGAACGTCATCGGCACGAAGCGGGTCACCGCCGCCCTGCTGCCGCAGCTCCGGCGCCGTGCGGCCACGGCCGGGGTCGCGGACATCGTGACCGTGACGAGCACCGCGGGACACGTGGCCTACGAGAACGGCGGCGGGTACAACGCCGCCAAGTTCGCCGAGCACGCCCTGGTCGGCGCCCTGCGGCTCGAGCTGAACGGCGAGCCGCTGCGCGTGGTCGAGATCGCGCCCGGGCTCGTCAAGACCGACGAGTTCGCCCTGACGCGCTTCCGGGGCGACCGCGAGAAGGCCGAGGCGGTGTACACCGACGTGCCGGGGCCGCTCGTCGCCGAGGACGTCGCCGAGGCCGTCGTGCACGCGGTCGAGCTGCCGGCGCACGTCAACCTCGACCTGGTGACGGTGCGACCGGTCGCGCAGTCGGCACAGCACAAGCTCGCCCGCGGGCCGTTGACGCCCCGGAGCTGA
- a CDS encoding acyltransferase family protein, translating to MTTDAAPPAPSAPATPLEPGRSPRRIPMWDTARFVAVTLVVIGHAIQRQTAGSEHALALYTFIYAFHMPAFGVISGYFSSAATPTAERMRRTFTDIVVPYIVMQTIWTVVQAIVEGGKEFNPTKPTWTLWFLLALGIFRLILPYLAILRWPLVWAVVLSVGVGYLDNVDSTFSLGRAISLLPFFLLGWQVKQWGVFDRWYEAPRRVVVRLRAAAVVVFAVWAAACVLFIPQFKGFDLHHWFFYDDSYSGLGEDAWWAGGVRLGLVLLATVLTASFLLLVPRRTVWLTRFGAATMYVYLLHTFVLYPIRESGVLAGEHSAWPYVLLMVAVACAVSLFLAQPFVRRGMRWLLEPNVDWLFRREPVEH from the coding sequence ATGACGACGGACGCCGCTCCCCCCGCGCCCTCGGCTCCTGCGACGCCGCTCGAGCCGGGCCGGTCGCCGCGACGCATCCCGATGTGGGACACGGCTCGGTTCGTCGCCGTCACGCTCGTCGTGATCGGTCACGCGATCCAGCGGCAGACGGCCGGCAGCGAGCACGCCCTCGCGCTCTACACCTTCATCTACGCGTTCCACATGCCCGCGTTCGGCGTCATCAGTGGGTACTTCTCGTCGGCGGCGACCCCGACCGCAGAGCGGATGCGGCGGACCTTCACGGACATCGTGGTGCCGTACATCGTCATGCAGACGATCTGGACGGTGGTGCAGGCGATCGTCGAGGGCGGCAAGGAGTTCAACCCGACGAAGCCGACCTGGACGCTGTGGTTCCTGCTCGCGCTGGGGATCTTCCGGCTGATCCTGCCCTACCTGGCGATCCTGCGGTGGCCGCTCGTCTGGGCCGTGGTGCTCAGCGTCGGCGTCGGGTACCTCGACAACGTCGACTCGACGTTCTCCCTGGGACGCGCGATCAGCCTGCTGCCGTTCTTCCTGCTCGGGTGGCAGGTCAAGCAGTGGGGGGTGTTCGACCGCTGGTACGAGGCCCCCCGCCGGGTCGTGGTCCGTCTCCGCGCGGCCGCGGTCGTCGTCTTCGCGGTGTGGGCGGCCGCGTGCGTGCTGTTCATCCCGCAGTTCAAGGGCTTCGACCTGCACCACTGGTTCTTCTACGACGACTCGTACTCCGGGCTCGGCGAGGACGCCTGGTGGGCCGGCGGTGTCCGCCTCGGCCTGGTGCTGCTCGCCACCGTGCTGACGGCGTCGTTCCTGCTGCTCGTGCCCCGCAGGACGGTCTGGCTCACCCGGTTCGGCGCAGCGACCATGTACGTCTACCTGCTGCACACGTTCGTGCTCTACCCGATCCGCGAGTCCGGCGTCCTGGCCGGGGAGCACTCGGCGTGGCCGTACGTGCTGCTCATGGTCGCCGTGGCGTGCGCGGTGAGCCTGTTCCTCGCGCAACCGTTCGTGCGGCGCGGCATGCGCTGGCTGCTCGAGCCGAACGTCGACTGGCTGTTCCGCCGGGAGCCCGTCGAGCACTGA
- a CDS encoding DivIVA domain-containing protein yields MKSGYDCDEVDDFLVEVVVALRALAR; encoded by the coding sequence ATGAAGTCCGGGTACGACTGCGACGAGGTCGACGACTTCCTCGTCGAGGTCGTGGTCGCGCTCCGGGCACTCGCCCGCTGA